The DNA sequence ATTGTTCGGGCAATAAGGATTCTGTCTTCTGTTTTAAGCAGGAATAACCCCAGGAGGAATAATACAATAATGATTAAAGAGACAATGACTATTTTTTTTCTTTTCATATTTGGTTTAAAATCTTGTTAAATCTTGTGCGACTAAACGAGCAATAGCTAAGGACATAGCAGTGCGATGGTCGTCATAAGATTCTACTTCGGCATAACCTACTTATTTAACATTCTGTCCATCCTGTCAAAAGGCTTGAATAGTTACAAAATTCTATCATACATTATCATCTTTGTCTAAGAATGTCAAGAAAAATTGCGAGTGGTAATATGAATTTCGGTAGCAGTAGGGTCAAACCGGGATGTAACTATTTACCCAAATGAAGTGTAACAAAGGAGAAGAGGGGAATATGGAGAAATGGAGAGAAGATGAATTAACTGATAAAATCATTAGTGCTTGTATCAATGTTCACAAGGAGTTAGGTCCTGGTTTTTTAGAGAGTGTTTATCACAATGCTTTGAGAGTTGAACTTGCAAGACAAAATTTAGTAACCGTTCAGGGTGTAACGAAGGGGAAATGGAGAAATTAGGGAAAGAGTGGAAGTGGAAGTAACAAACACATACACAAACACATACACTTACACCATGTTTTGAAGCCTCTCGGATAAAAAGGATCAAGGTTCAAGGTTCAAGGATTAAGGTGAATGGAAAAGAGAAGGATGCTAATGGGGTTGGAAACATCACTTGTGAAATAAATGGGCAAGAGGTGAAGGGCAGGGAAAGACCTTGTTCCTTGTACCTTGATCCTTGTTCCTTCGGTGGGGGTGAAAAGAAAATTGTCTGTTTGGAAGGCTAATAAAATCAACGCCCAATTTTATCCGAGAGTGTTCGTTTTACCTAAGGGGAAAAAGTATTCTTATTTTAGTAAGAAAATCATATTATTTTGGAATGTCATTGACAACTGATGAAACCTTCTACTACCTAATTCCCCTACCCCTCTCCTTTCTCCCCATTTCCCCTTTTCTCCTTATGGACACCTGAACGCTTACTGTCCTGTGTCTTCTATTTGCGAAAGGTTGAGGAAAGAAAGGTTGAGGGTCGCATCT is a window from the bacterium genome containing:
- a CDS encoding GxxExxY protein, which codes for MEKWREDELTDKIISACINVHKELGPGFLESVYHNALRVELARQNLVTVQGVTKGKWRN